Proteins encoded together in one Kutzneria kofuensis window:
- a CDS encoding sensor histidine kinase, with protein sequence MDERMGPGWPLGRWYLAVVVVMVLVVAAAVGVGAWGLHGLYVARALVVDQIDPAAREALVLSNALVSEENGLRGYVLTGRQDFLQPYHEGQQQEAQAVQVLRGLQTGDLASASASLDAVQRAADQWRAEYAAPALAQASAGDIERGKALFDQVTGALRVQETQLADARASGRAVLNTAADNLIVVGVVVVVTLLALILLLSLLAHYGVVRPLSKLATEVRLVADGQFQRKVSGSGSREFAGLAADVDQMRLHIVNELDTLQQVHDELERSNRDLEQFAYVASHDLQEPLRKVASFCQLLERRYKGQLDERADQYIAFAVDGAKRMQILINDLLSFSRVGRLTREQVVVDCNDILEQAKANLGTMIEESGAQIEAGPLPSVRGEPALLTAVFQNLIGNAVKFHGDDPPKVTLSAERDGEFWTFTCADNGIGIEPEYAERVFVIFQRLHPKDAYPGTGIGLAMCRKIIEYHGGRIWLDTDADRGTVFRFTLPVVEEEQDQ encoded by the coding sequence ATGGACGAGCGAATGGGGCCGGGCTGGCCGCTGGGCCGGTGGTACCTGGCCGTGGTCGTGGTGATGGTGTTGGTGGTGGCCGCCGCGGTCGGCGTCGGCGCGTGGGGGCTGCACGGCCTCTACGTCGCGCGGGCGCTGGTCGTCGACCAGATCGATCCGGCCGCGCGTGAGGCGCTGGTGTTGTCGAACGCCCTGGTCAGCGAGGAGAACGGGCTGCGCGGCTACGTGCTGACCGGTCGGCAGGACTTCCTCCAGCCGTACCACGAGGGCCAGCAGCAGGAGGCGCAGGCCGTGCAGGTGCTGCGTGGGCTGCAGACCGGCGACCTGGCGTCGGCGAGCGCGTCGCTGGACGCCGTGCAGCGGGCCGCCGACCAGTGGCGGGCCGAGTACGCGGCGCCGGCACTGGCCCAGGCCAGCGCCGGTGACATCGAACGCGGCAAGGCACTGTTCGACCAGGTCACGGGCGCGTTGCGGGTGCAGGAGACGCAGCTGGCCGACGCTCGGGCGTCCGGCCGCGCGGTGTTGAACACCGCCGCCGACAACCTGATCGTGGTCGGTGTTGTCGTCGTGGTGACGCTGCTGGCGCTGATCCTCCTGCTGTCGCTGCTGGCCCACTACGGCGTGGTGCGGCCGCTGTCGAAGCTGGCGACGGAGGTGCGGCTGGTCGCGGACGGCCAGTTCCAGCGCAAGGTGTCCGGCAGCGGGTCGCGGGAGTTCGCCGGCCTCGCCGCGGACGTCGACCAGATGCGGCTGCACATCGTGAACGAGCTGGACACGCTGCAGCAGGTCCACGACGAGCTGGAACGCTCCAACCGCGACCTGGAGCAGTTCGCCTACGTCGCCTCGCACGACCTGCAGGAGCCGCTGCGCAAGGTGGCCAGCTTCTGTCAGTTGCTGGAGCGGCGCTACAAAGGGCAGCTGGACGAGCGGGCCGACCAGTACATCGCCTTCGCCGTGGACGGCGCGAAGCGGATGCAGATCCTGATCAACGACCTGCTGTCGTTTTCCCGGGTCGGGCGGCTGACCAGGGAGCAGGTCGTCGTCGACTGCAACGACATACTCGAGCAGGCGAAGGCCAACCTGGGCACGATGATCGAGGAGTCCGGCGCGCAGATCGAGGCCGGTCCGCTGCCGTCCGTGCGGGGCGAGCCGGCGCTGCTCACCGCCGTGTTCCAGAACCTGATCGGCAACGCCGTGAAGTTCCACGGCGACGACCCGCCCAAGGTGACGCTGTCGGCCGAGCGTGACGGTGAATTCTGGACCTTCACCTGTGCCGACAACGGCATCGGGATCGAGCCGGAGTACGCTGAGCGGGTCTTCGTGATCTTCCAGCGGCTGCATCCGAAGGACGCCTACCCGGGCACGGGGATCGGCCTGGCGATGTGCCGGAAGATCATCGAGTATCACGGCGGACGGATCTGGCTGGACACCGACGCCGACCGGGGCACCGTGTTCCGGTTCACCCTGCCGGTCGTCGAGGAGGAGCAGGACCAGTGA
- a CDS encoding zinc ribbon domain-containing protein codes for MAAGITERNQHCWRCATVNSGGDKFCQSCGASLVQRDNTTRYLCAAAQLSEVYANAAIREFLVEPLRAIPPTPGVDTTAVLREAVASRARRRLRDGVLLALLAALLIANPVLFVPWLVFALLLALLLGRFEISRRSAIVGVVVVVVGLVIVTLLGSFGIAALAIFSSLDESSSSGGYYPGGPQPSTGSGFLTVDLIITVLLLLAIVAVVAVDEFAVHYLVFNRFRRADFLADGRTSPHEWERRLRGLGLPTYHLPLQRVAAATEQADRRATDADVVVHRGFSPFIGAGVPVHEQLIALPLEPSDEDEEPEAISVTGLHDHVTQAINRLRTTSTLGPGRRLEDLVRREQVLIPADRLVIDHLIVPEILPDLYHAPTSRIPVDQARSLADAAVEWARYYSCYRVEAWDRDLTTSCYVHAGTDQKMLFLEWRFFALLPIMPGFRAIDEYRDPLLAPIKSTLLELLILPATIVRRLVSVFRRFKPLKQGVNEVMPAKYGADRSLREFAQADRVQSYFQDVDVERYVRILDSTLFRAVGQYLQERGYSVVEFMKLADPMVNNYNLQGSTLVDSAVGTRASVNNTKKG; via the coding sequence ATGGCTGCCGGCATCACCGAACGGAATCAGCACTGTTGGCGCTGCGCCACGGTGAATTCCGGCGGCGACAAGTTCTGCCAGAGCTGCGGGGCCTCGCTGGTGCAGCGCGACAACACGACGCGATACCTGTGTGCGGCCGCGCAGCTCAGCGAGGTTTACGCCAACGCGGCGATCCGCGAGTTCCTGGTGGAACCGCTGCGCGCCATCCCGCCGACGCCCGGCGTGGACACCACGGCGGTGCTGCGGGAGGCCGTCGCCTCCCGGGCCCGCCGGCGGCTCCGGGACGGCGTGCTGCTGGCGCTGCTGGCCGCGCTGCTGATCGCCAACCCGGTGCTGTTCGTGCCGTGGCTGGTGTTCGCGCTGCTGCTGGCGCTGTTGCTGGGTCGCTTCGAGATCAGCCGGCGCAGCGCGATCGTCGGCGTCGTCGTGGTCGTTGTCGGCCTGGTGATCGTCACGTTGCTCGGCTCCTTCGGCATCGCCGCGCTGGCGATCTTCTCCTCGCTCGACGAGTCGTCGAGCAGCGGCGGCTACTACCCCGGCGGCCCGCAACCGTCGACGGGCAGCGGTTTCCTGACCGTCGACCTGATCATCACGGTGCTCCTGCTGCTGGCGATCGTCGCCGTGGTCGCGGTGGACGAGTTCGCCGTGCACTACTTGGTGTTCAACCGCTTCCGCCGCGCCGACTTCCTCGCCGACGGCCGGACCAGCCCGCACGAGTGGGAGCGCCGGCTGCGCGGCCTCGGGCTGCCGACGTACCACCTGCCGCTGCAGCGGGTCGCCGCCGCCACCGAGCAGGCCGACCGGCGCGCCACCGACGCGGATGTGGTGGTGCACCGGGGTTTCTCGCCGTTCATCGGCGCCGGCGTGCCCGTGCACGAGCAGCTGATCGCGCTGCCGCTCGAACCGTCCGATGAGGACGAGGAGCCGGAAGCCATCAGCGTCACCGGCCTGCACGACCACGTCACCCAGGCCATCAACCGGTTACGCACCACGTCCACGCTCGGGCCGGGCCGCCGGCTGGAGGACCTGGTGCGGCGCGAGCAGGTGCTGATCCCCGCCGACCGGCTGGTGATCGACCACCTGATCGTGCCGGAGATCCTGCCGGACCTGTACCACGCGCCGACGTCACGGATCCCGGTCGACCAGGCGCGGTCGCTGGCCGACGCGGCCGTGGAGTGGGCGCGGTACTACAGCTGCTACCGGGTCGAGGCGTGGGACCGCGACCTCACCACCTCGTGCTACGTGCATGCCGGCACCGACCAGAAGATGCTGTTCCTGGAGTGGCGGTTCTTCGCGCTGCTGCCGATCATGCCGGGCTTCCGCGCGATCGACGAGTACCGCGATCCCCTGCTGGCGCCGATCAAGTCCACCCTGCTGGAGCTGCTGATCCTGCCGGCCACGATCGTGCGCCGGCTCGTGTCGGTGTTCCGCCGGTTCAAGCCGTTGAAGCAGGGCGTGAACGAGGTGATGCCGGCCAAGTACGGCGCCGACCGCAGCCTGCGCGAGTTCGCCCAGGCCGACCGGGTGCAGAGCTACTTCCAGGACGTCGACGTGGAGCGGTACGTGCGGATCCTGGACTCCACGCTGTTCCGCGCGGTCGGGCAGTACCTGCAGGAGCGCGGCTACTCGGTGGTGGAGTTCATGAAGCTGGCCGACCCCATGGTCAACAACTACAACCTGCAGGGCAGCACGCTCGTCGACTCCGCGGTCGGCACCCGCGCGAGCGTCAACAACACCAAGAAGGGCTAG
- a CDS encoding zinc ribbon domain-containing protein: MTACPTCGRELGPYARFCGSCGTPVAQQQPPIDQPQPISRPLAYPPPVAEPRPHERPVPDTQAYPPPPPPRHSAPTRSLVLPIVAGVAVLALATTGVIVFLLPRFTSQAAQPPATTSAQPAATTTSTTTTTTTTTEPTTTTTPTPPTEADLAREVAADHATAESLVGQWVPQISSKKLGLVVNGVQFGYPEIMADFTALKARFPQAIMLNSNDYNNFSGKDFWVTVQASTFGTADAANAWCDQQGFAEDDCYASRLTHTGGPAGNSKTR, encoded by the coding sequence ATGACCGCATGCCCGACGTGCGGACGGGAGCTCGGCCCCTACGCGCGGTTCTGCGGATCGTGTGGGACGCCCGTCGCGCAGCAGCAGCCGCCGATCGACCAGCCGCAGCCGATCAGCCGGCCGCTCGCGTATCCGCCGCCCGTCGCCGAGCCCCGGCCGCACGAGCGGCCGGTTCCCGACACCCAGGCGTATCCGCCGCCGCCCCCGCCGCGGCACTCGGCGCCGACCCGGAGCCTGGTGCTCCCGATCGTCGCCGGCGTCGCCGTGCTTGCGCTGGCAACGACCGGCGTCATCGTCTTCCTGTTGCCCCGCTTCACGAGCCAGGCGGCCCAGCCGCCGGCCACGACCAGCGCGCAGCCGGCCGCGACGACCACCAGCACGACAACCACGACCACCACCACAACGGAACCGACGACAACGACGACCCCGACGCCGCCGACCGAGGCGGACCTGGCCCGAGAGGTGGCAGCCGACCACGCCACCGCGGAATCCCTTGTCGGGCAGTGGGTTCCGCAGATCTCGTCGAAGAAGCTCGGCCTCGTGGTCAACGGCGTGCAGTTCGGCTACCCCGAGATCATGGCCGACTTCACGGCGCTGAAGGCCCGCTTCCCCCAGGCGATCATGCTGAACTCCAACGACTACAACAACTTCTCCGGCAAGGACTTCTGGGTCACGGTGCAGGCCTCCACCTTCGGCACCGCCGACGCGGCCAACGCGTGGTGCGACCAACAGGGCTTCGCGGAGGACGACTGCTACGCCAGTCGCCTGACGCACACCGGTGGCCCCGCCGGCAACTCCAAGACCCGCTGA
- a CDS encoding PP2C family protein-serine/threonine phosphatase, whose amino-acid sequence MLLVEDDDGDAVLVTALLDEVGAPVEVTRARTARDAVEMLPGFDCVLLDLGLPDASGLDGLRRILDRAGQAAVLVLTGHDDEERGIQALAVGAQDYLVKGQVDGSLLLRGIRYAVERRRAEDMHRQLREERLLAQETARLERGLLPSPLLTEKSPVLTSRYRPGQRRMQLGGDFFDAVTGTDGSLHVVIGDVCGHGPDEAALGVCLRIAWRALVLAGQADDQVLSTLQELLIHERHREGIFTTLCMATIAPDQSSAAVYLAGHPSPILIDDAGPRPLPRDRAGLPLGVLTEAKWSALELPLPPGWSLLLYTDGLIEGRIGVGSERLDVEGLVDLVARCDRGNLVGDLASAVERMTVGELDDDLALVVLTDSR is encoded by the coding sequence GTGCTGCTGGTCGAGGACGACGACGGTGACGCAGTGCTGGTCACCGCGCTGCTCGACGAGGTGGGCGCGCCGGTCGAGGTGACCAGGGCACGGACCGCGCGGGACGCGGTCGAGATGCTGCCCGGCTTCGACTGCGTGCTGCTGGACCTCGGGCTGCCCGACGCCAGTGGGCTGGACGGCCTGCGCCGCATCCTGGACCGCGCCGGCCAGGCGGCGGTGCTCGTGCTCACGGGTCACGACGACGAGGAGCGCGGCATCCAGGCGCTCGCGGTCGGCGCACAGGACTATCTGGTCAAAGGGCAGGTCGACGGTTCGCTGCTGCTGCGCGGCATCCGGTACGCGGTCGAGCGCCGCCGGGCCGAGGACATGCACCGGCAGCTGCGCGAGGAGCGGCTGCTGGCGCAGGAGACGGCCCGCCTGGAGCGCGGCCTGCTGCCGTCGCCGCTGCTCACCGAGAAATCCCCCGTGCTCACGTCCCGTTACCGGCCGGGCCAGCGGCGGATGCAGCTGGGCGGCGACTTCTTCGACGCCGTCACGGGCACCGACGGCTCGCTGCACGTGGTGATCGGCGACGTCTGCGGGCACGGCCCGGACGAGGCGGCGCTGGGCGTGTGCCTGCGGATCGCGTGGCGGGCGCTGGTGCTGGCCGGGCAGGCCGACGACCAGGTGCTGAGCACGTTGCAGGAGCTGCTGATCCACGAGCGGCACCGGGAGGGCATCTTCACCACGCTGTGCATGGCCACGATCGCGCCGGACCAGTCGTCGGCCGCCGTGTACCTGGCCGGGCACCCGTCGCCGATCCTGATCGACGACGCCGGGCCGCGGCCGCTGCCGCGGGACCGGGCAGGGCTGCCGCTGGGGGTGCTGACCGAGGCGAAGTGGTCGGCGCTGGAGTTGCCGCTGCCGCCGGGCTGGTCGCTGCTGCTGTACACGGACGGCCTGATCGAGGGGCGCATCGGCGTCGGCTCGGAGCGACTGGACGTGGAGGGCCTGGTCGACCTGGTGGCGCGCTGCGACCGGGGCAACCTGGTCGGCGACCTGGCGTCGGCGGTGGAGCGGATGACGGTCGGCGAGCTCGACGACGACCTGGCGCTGGTGGTGCTGACGGACAGCCGGTAG
- a CDS encoding response regulator yields MTESFVEVVDVLLVEDDPGDVLMTREAFEHHKLRNKLHVVADGVEALQFLRREGEYADAPRPGLVLLDLNLPRKDGREVLAEIKSDESLRSIPVVVLTTSEAEEDILRSYDLHANAYVTKPVDFDRFIDVIRQIDDFFVTVVKLPR; encoded by the coding sequence GTGACGGAATCGTTCGTCGAGGTCGTGGACGTGCTGCTGGTCGAGGACGACCCGGGCGACGTGCTGATGACCCGCGAGGCGTTCGAGCACCACAAGCTGCGCAACAAGCTGCACGTGGTCGCCGACGGCGTGGAGGCGCTGCAGTTCCTGCGCCGCGAGGGCGAGTACGCCGACGCGCCGCGGCCCGGGCTGGTGCTGCTGGACCTCAACCTGCCGCGCAAGGACGGCCGCGAGGTGCTCGCCGAGATCAAGTCCGACGAGTCGCTGCGCAGCATCCCCGTCGTCGTGCTGACCACGTCGGAGGCGGAGGAGGACATCCTGCGCAGCTACGACCTGCACGCCAACGCCTACGTCACCAAGCCGGTGGACTTCGACCGGTTCATCGACGTCATCCGCCAGATCGACGACTTCTTCGTCACCGTGGTGAAGCTGCCCCGCTGA
- a CDS encoding AfsR/SARP family transcriptional regulator, with amino-acid sequence MVDPAVRLLGPVGATLAGAELNLGAPGPRSLFARLALSVDETVSADDLVDALWGEAPPRTARSTVYTYASILRKALGDKALIGSRAGYRLALPAETVDVRRFEATFRAARRLWSADDHGAVLAECERARREWGGVPLGGAVGPFVQRERERLDALFLDVQELRCAALVEIGRPADAIADLSELARENPLPERLHEMLMTAQHRSGRTAEALRTYDRVRRALDDELGIDPGRGLREAYELVRSEPDKPSVVPAQLPHGGGAHFTGRARHLRELQAVGPGSVVVIDGPAGVGKTTLAIRFGHLVADRFPDGQLFVDLRGFDTRSGPVAPADALDRMLRALGAEEQPADRAERYRSLLAGRKVLVVLDNAVSADQVRPLLADAPGCLTLVTSRNRLILGGPRVGLNTLSPAESVALLASVLGADQVREDPDAASELADQCGHLPLALRVAAERIGSGAYGLTDMVDELRREEDRLDVLAQDDDELSDVRAVFRLSYRSLDPEQARAFRLLGVHPGTDIDLHEAAALLGVDLGTARDTVAGLVRQHLVQPTGTDRYRLHDLLRIFAAEQDEPEADAAVSRLLACALAAAHAVRAELMPGLGDIVADARCPHPPPTGYDAALTWAADRLPTLAATVRAAADRGHDRYAAQLAATLAVLCYGTSHWVLWLQVIEIGLAAARRTDDPLNIARLCNDAGVAYDFLPGHEDQAIACHEVAAEILAGLDRTDPAVAANLAVAHVMLGRLRGSLELLERDLDSAHEQANPLFEAIAAFNLSIALSARGDSARALEYGRRGAAVLTASGAANRPMFGHASEQVGMSFLQAGHPAEAIGHLEEALAVWRELDNQRGMATAMHSLAEARHRAGRADGVAELLTAALPLADRSRAAAIRALLAEVSGAASPR; translated from the coding sequence GTGGTGGATCCGGCGGTGCGGCTGCTCGGCCCGGTCGGCGCGACGCTGGCCGGCGCGGAGCTGAACCTCGGCGCGCCGGGGCCGCGGTCGCTGTTCGCACGGCTGGCGCTGAGCGTGGACGAGACCGTGTCCGCGGACGATCTGGTGGACGCGCTGTGGGGCGAGGCGCCGCCGAGGACAGCACGGTCCACTGTGTACACGTACGCCTCCATCCTGCGGAAAGCCTTGGGCGACAAGGCGTTGATCGGCAGCCGGGCCGGCTATCGGTTGGCGCTGCCGGCCGAGACCGTCGACGTGCGTCGGTTCGAGGCGACCTTCCGCGCCGCGCGCCGGCTGTGGTCGGCGGACGACCACGGGGCAGTGCTGGCGGAATGCGAGCGAGCCCGGCGGGAATGGGGCGGCGTGCCGCTCGGCGGCGCGGTCGGCCCGTTCGTCCAGCGCGAGCGCGAGCGGCTCGACGCGCTCTTCCTGGACGTCCAGGAACTGCGCTGCGCCGCGCTGGTGGAGATCGGCCGCCCGGCCGACGCGATCGCCGATCTCTCCGAGCTGGCCAGGGAAAACCCGCTGCCCGAACGTCTGCACGAGATGCTGATGACCGCGCAGCACCGCAGCGGCCGGACCGCCGAGGCGCTGCGGACCTACGACCGCGTCCGGCGGGCGCTGGACGACGAACTCGGCATCGACCCCGGTCGGGGCCTGCGCGAGGCGTACGAGCTCGTGCGGTCGGAACCCGACAAGCCGTCGGTGGTGCCGGCCCAGCTGCCGCACGGTGGTGGCGCGCACTTCACCGGCCGCGCAAGGCATCTGCGGGAACTGCAGGCCGTCGGGCCCGGCTCGGTGGTGGTCATCGACGGCCCGGCGGGCGTCGGCAAGACCACGCTGGCGATCCGGTTCGGGCACCTGGTCGCGGACCGGTTCCCGGACGGGCAGCTGTTCGTCGACCTGCGTGGCTTCGACACCCGGTCCGGGCCGGTCGCCCCCGCCGACGCACTCGACCGCATGCTGCGGGCGCTCGGTGCGGAGGAGCAGCCGGCCGACCGCGCCGAGCGCTACCGGTCACTGCTGGCCGGCCGGAAGGTCCTCGTGGTGCTGGACAACGCCGTCAGCGCCGACCAGGTGCGCCCGCTGCTGGCCGACGCCCCGGGCTGCCTCACGCTCGTCACCAGCCGGAACCGGCTGATCCTGGGCGGGCCGCGGGTCGGCCTGAACACGTTGTCGCCGGCCGAATCCGTGGCGCTGCTGGCCAGCGTGCTCGGAGCCGACCAGGTCCGCGAGGACCCCGACGCCGCCAGCGAGCTCGCCGACCAGTGCGGTCACCTGCCGCTGGCGCTGCGGGTGGCGGCCGAGCGGATCGGCTCCGGCGCGTACGGACTCACGGACATGGTCGACGAGCTGCGGCGCGAGGAGGACCGCCTCGACGTGCTCGCGCAGGACGACGACGAGTTGTCGGACGTGCGGGCGGTCTTCCGCCTCTCCTACCGGTCCCTCGACCCCGAGCAGGCGCGCGCCTTCCGGCTGCTCGGTGTGCATCCGGGCACCGACATCGACCTGCACGAGGCGGCCGCCCTGCTCGGCGTCGACCTCGGCACGGCCCGCGACACGGTGGCCGGCCTGGTGCGGCAACACCTGGTCCAGCCGACCGGAACCGACCGCTACCGGCTGCACGACCTGCTCCGGATCTTCGCGGCGGAACAGGACGAGCCCGAAGCCGACGCGGCCGTCTCAAGGCTGCTGGCCTGTGCCCTCGCCGCGGCGCATGCCGTACGGGCGGAGCTCATGCCGGGGCTCGGCGACATCGTTGCCGACGCGCGGTGTCCGCACCCGCCGCCGACCGGCTACGACGCGGCGCTGACCTGGGCGGCCGATCGGCTGCCCACCCTCGCCGCCACGGTCCGGGCCGCCGCCGACCGTGGGCACGACCGGTACGCCGCGCAGCTCGCGGCCACGCTGGCGGTGCTGTGTTATGGCACGAGCCACTGGGTGCTGTGGCTGCAGGTGATCGAGATCGGGCTGGCCGCCGCCCGCCGCACCGACGACCCGCTCAACATCGCGCGGCTGTGCAACGACGCCGGCGTGGCCTACGACTTCCTGCCCGGCCACGAGGACCAGGCCATCGCCTGCCACGAGGTCGCCGCGGAGATCCTGGCGGGGCTCGACCGCACCGATCCCGCGGTGGCGGCCAACCTCGCCGTGGCGCACGTGATGTTGGGCCGGCTGCGGGGCTCGCTGGAGTTGCTGGAGCGGGACCTGGACAGCGCCCACGAGCAGGCCAATCCGCTGTTCGAGGCCATCGCCGCGTTCAACCTGAGCATCGCGCTGTCGGCGCGGGGCGACTCCGCGCGGGCGCTCGAGTACGGCCGCCGCGGCGCCGCCGTGCTCACCGCCTCGGGCGCGGCCAACCGGCCCATGTTCGGGCACGCGTCCGAGCAGGTCGGCATGTCCTTCCTGCAGGCGGGTCACCCGGCCGAGGCGATCGGCCACCTCGAGGAGGCGCTGGCCGTCTGGCGGGAACTCGACAACCAGCGGGGCATGGCCACCGCGATGCACTCGCTGGCCGAGGCCCGTCACCGGGCCGGCCGCGCCGACGGCGTGGCGGAGTTGCTGACCGCCGCCCTGCCGCTGGCCGACCGGAGCCGCGCCGCCGCGATCCGGGCGCTGCTGGCCGAGGTCAGCGGGGCAGCTTCACCACGGTGA
- a CDS encoding taurine catabolism dioxygenase TauD — MTTMATAFRSPATHRVRSPHEYHLDKRAAEALLTDVTALVESGVRPTEPEFYDRHWLDVELLPTGLRDFLQRFRMTESHAACLIQGLPVDDVAIPPHWDVPHSRNHTLVPETIMALCAMCVGDPFARDCVQNGRMVQNILPTGSDRRDLHTESGSHCDYLAFLGMRDGHVTLASARDVDLDDGTREVLAEERFRFAAGPAAVLFGDQIEPYLRLDRCLPLDPGARQALDRLLAELDRVQQEVAVAPGSLLIVDNYLAAHGRLGGDWLKRITVSRNLRRMAGGGRHPRIL; from the coding sequence ATGACCACGATGGCCACGGCGTTTCGCTCGCCAGCGACCCACCGCGTCCGTTCCCCGCACGAATACCACCTGGACAAGCGCGCCGCCGAAGCGCTGCTGACCGATGTCACCGCGCTGGTCGAATCGGGAGTCCGGCCGACCGAGCCGGAGTTCTACGACCGGCACTGGCTGGACGTGGAACTGCTTCCCACGGGGCTGCGGGACTTCCTGCAGCGGTTCCGGATGACCGAGTCGCACGCCGCGTGCCTGATCCAGGGCCTGCCGGTGGACGACGTCGCGATTCCGCCGCACTGGGACGTGCCACATTCCCGGAACCACACCCTCGTCCCGGAAACCATTATGGCGCTGTGCGCGATGTGCGTCGGCGATCCCTTTGCCCGCGACTGCGTGCAGAACGGCCGGATGGTGCAGAACATCCTTCCCACCGGATCGGACCGCCGCGATCTGCACACGGAGAGCGGCTCGCACTGCGACTACCTGGCGTTCCTCGGCATGCGCGATGGCCACGTCACGCTGGCGTCGGCGCGGGACGTGGATCTCGACGACGGCACCCGGGAAGTCCTCGCCGAGGAGCGGTTCCGCTTCGCCGCGGGGCCGGCGGCCGTGCTGTTCGGCGACCAGATCGAGCCGTACCTGCGGCTCGACCGCTGCCTGCCTCTCGACCCCGGCGCCCGGCAGGCCCTCGACCGGCTGCTGGCCGAGCTCGACCGGGTCCAGCAGGAGGTCGCCGTCGCCCCCGGCAGCCTGCTGATCGTCGACAACTACCTGGCCGCGCACGGCCGGCTCGGCGGCGACTGGCTGAAGCGGATCACCGTCAGCCGCAACCTCCGCCGGATGGCCGGCGGCGGCCGGCACCCGCGGATCCTCTGA
- a CDS encoding S1 family peptidase, producing MAHKRYAVAIAAAFVTAGALAAAPANAVANGHDATPGMFPFDVKFTMTNIPNPDGTTRSSACSGALIAPQWVITAGHCFHDVNRNPVSGPVPYPTTATLGKVDLADKGGQTVNVTDVRQAPKGDIALGKLDRPVYGILPLLVNRQQPAVGQKLTLAGWGATDSVNPVPGTHMTYGEVAVGAVEDVDLLVHGVSPAADTSACLYDSGAPYFKPVGVKTGVLVAVESDGPDCPHDTPETTTRVDVVADWIGSQLGYAGVAANE from the coding sequence GTGGCGCACAAGCGTTACGCAGTCGCGATCGCGGCTGCCTTCGTGACGGCGGGTGCGTTGGCCGCCGCCCCCGCGAACGCGGTCGCGAACGGTCACGACGCGACTCCAGGCATGTTCCCGTTCGATGTGAAGTTCACCATGACGAACATCCCCAATCCGGACGGCACCACGCGGTCCAGCGCGTGTTCCGGCGCGCTGATCGCACCCCAATGGGTGATCACCGCCGGGCACTGCTTCCACGACGTCAACCGCAATCCGGTCAGCGGCCCCGTGCCGTACCCGACGACGGCGACGCTGGGCAAGGTGGACCTCGCCGACAAGGGTGGCCAGACCGTGAACGTGACCGACGTGCGCCAGGCCCCGAAGGGGGACATCGCGCTCGGAAAGCTGGACAGGCCCGTCTACGGCATCCTGCCGCTGTTGGTGAACCGGCAGCAGCCGGCCGTGGGGCAGAAGCTGACCCTGGCCGGCTGGGGCGCGACCGACTCCGTCAACCCGGTCCCCGGCACGCACATGACCTACGGCGAGGTCGCGGTCGGCGCGGTCGAGGACGTCGACCTGCTGGTGCACGGCGTCTCGCCGGCCGCCGACACGAGCGCGTGCCTGTACGACTCCGGCGCGCCCTACTTCAAGCCGGTCGGCGTCAAGACCGGCGTGCTGGTGGCCGTGGAGAGCGACGGCCCGGACTGCCCGCACGACACGCCGGAGACCACCACCCGGGTGGACGTCGTCGCGGACTGGATCGGCAGCCAGCTGGGCTACGCCGGCGTTGCCGCGAACGAGTGA
- a CDS encoding phosphoribosylanthranilate isomerase — MGSATPVKICGLTRPEDVDAAVGAGADAIGFVLYPPSPRYVTPQRAAELAARLPAFVTPVLLFVNTPADEVIAAASAVPGALLQFHGDETPEDCLAASQQGQRAFLRAARIPLDPDAPPFDLLGFSKRFDRARAILLDAHVPGYGGGGQTFDWSLLPAAPDAHLVLSGGLTPDNVAAGIAALRPLCRTLSVDVSSGVEAAKGIKDHGRIRAFVDAVASC; from the coding sequence ATGGGGAGCGCAACGCCCGTGAAGATCTGCGGCCTGACCAGGCCCGAGGATGTGGACGCCGCGGTCGGGGCGGGGGCCGACGCGATCGGCTTCGTGCTCTACCCGCCGAGCCCGAGATACGTCACGCCGCAACGAGCCGCCGAGTTGGCCGCGCGGCTGCCGGCGTTCGTGACGCCGGTGCTGCTGTTCGTGAACACGCCGGCCGACGAGGTGATCGCCGCCGCCTCGGCCGTGCCCGGGGCCCTGCTGCAGTTCCACGGCGACGAGACGCCCGAAGACTGCCTGGCCGCCTCGCAGCAGGGACAGCGTGCCTTTCTTCGTGCGGCACGGATCCCGCTCGACCCCGATGCGCCGCCGTTCGACCTGCTCGGCTTCTCGAAGCGGTTCGACCGGGCGCGGGCGATCCTGCTGGATGCTCACGTTCCGGGTTACGGCGGCGGTGGCCAAACCTTCGACTGGTCGCTGCTGCCGGCCGCGCCGGACGCGCACCTCGTGCTGTCCGGCGGCCTCACCCCCGACAACGTCGCCGCCGGCATCGCCGCCCTGCGGCCGCTGTGCCGGACCCTCTCCGTGGACGTCAGCTCGGGCGTCGAGGCGGCCAAGGGGATCAAGGACCACGGCCGGATCCGGGCCTTCGTCGACGCGGTGGCGAGTTGTTGA